The sequence AGTTTTACCCAAATGTTCTTCTACCGAAATACCGTTAATTTCAGCCAGTAATTCGTTGATTTGAATAAATTTTAACTGCCTATCTATAATAGTTAATCCTACAGGGGCATTGTTGAAAAAAGCATTTAAGCGAGCTTCCCGTAGAGCAACTTCTCTTTCTAAAATTTTACGTTCTTGAATATCGCGTCCTTCTGCAATTAACAATACTAAACGATTATTTTCATCAAATATTGGTTTAATAGAAGAGTCAAAAGTCGATATCGAACCAGACTCAGCGATAAAATCCATTTCAAAGCGAATAAATTTACCATTAGCAGCTTTTTTAGTTACCTTTTGTAGTTGCTTTCGACTCAAGCAAATATTGTTTCCCAAACATTCCCAAACAGATTTATCTACAACATCGTTTTCTTTCAAGCCAAAGAAATCAAGAGCGGTTTGATTGAGTGAAATAATTTTGCCACTCGGTTGTAGCAGAGCGGTAAATCCAAAACTAGAATTAAAAATTGCTCGAAAACGTCTTTCGCTTTCTTGTAAGATATCCTCAGCTTGCTTGCGCTCGGTAATATCTTTATAGGTACCCGTCATCCGTACAGGTAATCCCTTCCCATCCCGCTCGAAAATTTTCCCGCTAGATTGAATCCACTTCCAATTTTGGTTTTTACAGCGCATCCGAAATTCTACTTTATAAGTCTGAATTTTACCTTTTAGATATGCTTTCAACTCTTGCCGAACAAAATCTATATCTTCCGGATGTATTAGCCTGCGTAAACTTGAAGCATCTTCACCAACTTCTGAGTCTTCATAACCAAGCATTTCCTTCCAACGGGAATCGCGATAAATATGAGCAGAATTAATATTCCAATCCCACAACCCCAAATTGCTGGCGTTTATAGCCAACTGCAATCTTTCTTCGCTACGTCTGTGGGCTGTTTCGGCTTGCTTGCGCTTAATTAATCCTCCCAACTGTGCTGCTACAGCCTTGATTAATTGCAATAAACGTTTATCTCGGTTTTTAGTAGTGCATTTGAAAATTATTAAGACAGCTAACAATTCTTCTCCATTCAAAATTGGAACCGCAAAGCAGCTTTTTAAGCCTGCTTTCACAGCCATTTCTTTACGGATAAATTTTGTTGAAGAAACTTGAGAAATATCTGGCAACCATTGCGCTTTGTGGCTTTTCCGAACTATTTCCGGAACTCCTAATTTGTCACTTAATCTCAAAGTTTCGCTGTAACGGAAAAATTCTTTGAAGTCATCTTGATTTTTATACCAACCCGGATAATATTGCCAATCTCTACCATCGCTACTAGGAATCCAGGCTTCCCCAAAATCCCAATCAATATGTTGGCAAATTAATCGCAAAATTACACCAAAAGCGCTATCTATATCAATAGCTTTGCTAATAGCTTGAGTTGCCTTCAATAACAAACGAGTTTCCTGCAAAGCTTGTTTGAATTTAGTAATATCGCGGGCAGTTGCTAAAACATGTCGCTGCCCTTCAATTTCGATTAACTCCGCACTTAATAATGTGGTTCTAATTTCTCCTCGGGCAATACGAAAATCCACTTCTTGATTGCTAATTCGTCCCTTTGCACTTAATAGCTCTTGTAAATCATCGTATTGTTTTCGACTGTGCCAAATTGATAACTCTATTCTTTGGAGTCCAATAACTTGCTCTCGGGTATACCCAAAAAAATCGCAAAAACTATCGTTAACTTCTATATATTTCCCCTCAGGAAAAGTACTTAAAGCAATGGGATCGGGACTCGAACGAAATGCTGCTGCTAACTTCTGCTCGCTCAAACGGCTTGCTGCTTCTGCTGCCTGTCGGGAACGGGCTTCTAATGCCAGGGAAATTAAGTTACCTAAAGAACGTCCAAAGTTAATATCTTCTTGCGTCCAATAATGCTTTTTTTCTACTGCTTCCAAACATAAGATTCCGGTGGTAACACCAGACACACGCACGGGAACGCAAAACACAGAGCTAATATTAAATTGCTCTAAATAAGTTCCCCGTAATTCTTGAGTTCTGGCATCAATATAAGGGTTATTCGTAGCAATAATTTCATCCGCATTCAAAGATTGCAGATAAACCGGATAATCTGCATAATTAAAACTAAAACCCTCGCTGTGACTGTTTAAACTTAATTCAAATAAATCAACGCAGCGAATTATTGCAGCATTGTTATCGTAGAGCCAAATACTAGCTCGCTCGACTTCAATATTCTCAGCGGCAGCTTCAGTTATTCTCTTCAAAGCTACTGGCAAATCTCCATCATAAATCGCAGAATTTCTTGCTAAATTAGTTAATATAAAATTATTACTACGTAACTTAAAAGCACTTATTTGCAGTGCTTGCTGCACTCTTTTAGTTTCAGTAATATTATGCAAGGTGCTAATTATTTTAATTATATTGCCTTCACCGTCGTACAAAGGCATAGAGCTATACAGAAAATCAACACCATCGCCATACTTATTTAAATAAGTTACTTCTCTTTCAAAAATCGGTTTGCCATTTTTAACCCGCTCAAAAGCCAATAATTCTGTTACTGCTTGTGAAGGCAATAAAAATTCGATGAAAGAGCGATTAATTATCTCATCAGGCTCATATCCTAAAATTCTCCTTACTGCCGAATTCACATAAATAGTACATCCGTTCAGGTTGACTGACCAGATAATATCTTGGGATGTTTCGACTAATAAGCGATATTTACTTTCGCTTTTTTTCAGGGCAGATTCAATTTCTAAGCGATTATCTATTTCTCGTTGCAGCTGTAGCCGTGCAAGACTTTCTGTCTCCAATAGGTGAGCTTGAGCGATGGCAATTCCTAACTGCGCGGCGATAGATTCGAGAAATTCGACTTCAGCAGTTGTCCACCGACGCTTAAAATTAACTTGATGCAAGTATATAATCCCATTAGCTTTACCTTTATAGGAAGTTCGTATCCCCAGCATCGATTTAATGCCAAGTTTTCGGTATTTTGCAAGATTATTTTGCAGTAAAGGTTGTTTTTCTACATCTTCAGTAACAACAGCTTTGTCTTGGCTTAATAAAAAATTTAAATATGTATTATCTAATAAAAAACTTTCTTCTTCAATAATTGAACTATAGCCGGAAGCAAGATATTCCCCTTGAGGAATAATTTCAGGTACCTGCGAAGTATTGTAGCTAAAAATTACTCCCTGACTTATATTAAAAGCAGAACCAATTTCTTTAATTGCAGTTTTTATAATTGAATTAGCATCAAATTTACCACGAATTTTATCAGTAATTTTCTTTAATAATTTACTTCTATTAAATTCTTTTTGTAACTTCGCTTCTGCTTGCAACCGTTCCTTAGCTAAAGAGATTGCAGATGCGACTGCTTGCAAAATTGCAACTTCCTCAGTTTTCCAAGTTATCGCTTCTGAATGATTTTCAAAACGAACAAACTCAAAAATATCATCCTTAACTAGAATTGGTATTATTAAAATTGCTTTAATACCCTGATGTAGAAAAACCAAACGTTCTTCTTCAGGTAAATCTGCAACCAAACTAGAGATAACATTGCCACTACTGAGTAAATCTTGCCAGCGTGAAAAAACCCTTTCGCAGCAATTATCCTGCTCGGCATTAATATCTGTATTGCACCATTTATTTAAGGGATTATTTTCAATTATACAAACACCATTAGCTAAAGAAATCAATTTCAAAATACGAATAATTTGAGCATAACAGTCAGCACTACCATTAAAACCGAGTAAAATACGTTGAATTTCTACCAATCCCGTTAAATATCGTTCGCGAGACTTTTGCTGTTGATTGCGAATGCTTAACTCTGAAGCAATATTTTCTAATCGATGATTTTGTTTTTGTAATTCTGTTTGTAATTCCACAACAGCTAATTGATTTTCTACCCGAGCTAAAACTTCTGTAGGATGTAGCGGTTTTGTTATATAATCAAAAGCCCTCAAATTTAAAGCCTTGACTTTCTCGAATACATCATTTATAGCGCTGATAAAAATAATTGGAATATCCCGAGTTGCTCGACTAGCTTTCAGATATTGGCAAATTTCATAACCATCCATATCAGGCATCACAACATCGAGCAAAACTAAGTCAGGAGGAGAAGCAATTGCAGTATTAATAGCTGACTTTCCTGTAGTTGCTCTTTGAACTTTATAACCTTGATTAACCAGAATGTTTGATAAAAAAATTAAATCATCTACCTTATCATCTACTATTAAAATTCTTGTATTTTTATTCATACATATGTATTAGTCGCTAGCTTTTAATTGAATAGGTCGATTAATTTAATATATTTTGATTTCAATTAACAATAGTATCTAGAGAAGAATTTGTCATCTATCTCGCCAAGCTTTCAGATAAGCATGAATTATCTTCTAGTTCGTGAATTACGACAGTAATGAAGCATCAACATATTCGTCGCTGATTAATTGGGAAAAACCGATAATTGCATTAAATATATTCGTAATTCATGACTCATATTAGCTAAAGGCATTTTTTAGCTGAAGATGCAAATACCCCTTCTCAAGTTTTCCCATAGCTACAACTTCCTCTACTTAAAACAGCTTAATTATATAATCTTCGCCTCCTAATAGAAACGCTTTAATCTTATCGGCAATATCACCTAATGCACCGACCATAATTATCAGAAAATGACGATTTTGTTTAGATTCATTAAGCTTTATAGAAACTCTGTAACTACCCAGATCTGGTATAAGAATATCCAACAAAATTACATCCAGCAAAGTTTTGAATGCTATATCTATAGCCATCGGATTAATGATTCC comes from Rivularia sp. PCC 7116 and encodes:
- a CDS encoding response regulator is translated as MITICFSTEEMEKYFCQEPIKRNILIFDNSLENLKLWFIRLSDCGYMVQSGIINPMAIDIAFKTLLDVILLDILIPDLGSYRVSIKLNESKQNRHFLIIMVGALGDIADKIKAFLLGGEDYIIKLF
- a CDS encoding PAS domain S-box protein, with translation MNKNTRILIVDDKVDDLIFLSNILVNQGYKVQRATTGKSAINTAIASPPDLVLLDVVMPDMDGYEICQYLKASRATRDIPIIFISAINDVFEKVKALNLRAFDYITKPLHPTEVLARVENQLAVVELQTELQKQNHRLENIASELSIRNQQQKSRERYLTGLVEIQRILLGFNGSADCYAQIIRILKLISLANGVCIIENNPLNKWCNTDINAEQDNCCERVFSRWQDLLSSGNVISSLVADLPEEERLVFLHQGIKAILIIPILVKDDIFEFVRFENHSEAITWKTEEVAILQAVASAISLAKERLQAEAKLQKEFNRSKLLKKITDKIRGKFDANSIIKTAIKEIGSAFNISQGVIFSYNTSQVPEIIPQGEYLASGYSSIIEEESFLLDNTYLNFLLSQDKAVVTEDVEKQPLLQNNLAKYRKLGIKSMLGIRTSYKGKANGIIYLHQVNFKRRWTTAEVEFLESIAAQLGIAIAQAHLLETESLARLQLQREIDNRLEIESALKKSESKYRLLVETSQDIIWSVNLNGCTIYVNSAVRRILGYEPDEIINRSFIEFLLPSQAVTELLAFERVKNGKPIFEREVTYLNKYGDGVDFLYSSMPLYDGEGNIIKIISTLHNITETKRVQQALQISAFKLRSNNFILTNLARNSAIYDGDLPVALKRITEAAAENIEVERASIWLYDNNAAIIRCVDLFELSLNSHSEGFSFNYADYPVYLQSLNADEIIATNNPYIDARTQELRGTYLEQFNISSVFCVPVRVSGVTTGILCLEAVEKKHYWTQEDINFGRSLGNLISLALEARSRQAAEAASRLSEQKLAAAFRSSPDPIALSTFPEGKYIEVNDSFCDFFGYTREQVIGLQRIELSIWHSRKQYDDLQELLSAKGRISNQEVDFRIARGEIRTTLLSAELIEIEGQRHVLATARDITKFKQALQETRLLLKATQAISKAIDIDSAFGVILRLICQHIDWDFGEAWIPSSDGRDWQYYPGWYKNQDDFKEFFRYSETLRLSDKLGVPEIVRKSHKAQWLPDISQVSSTKFIRKEMAVKAGLKSCFAVPILNGEELLAVLIIFKCTTKNRDKRLLQLIKAVAAQLGGLIKRKQAETAHRRSEERLQLAINASNLGLWDWNINSAHIYRDSRWKEMLGYEDSEVGEDASSLRRLIHPEDIDFVRQELKAYLKGKIQTYKVEFRMRCKNQNWKWIQSSGKIFERDGKGLPVRMTGTYKDITERKQAEDILQESERRFRAIFNSSFGFTALLQPSGKIISLNQTALDFFGLKENDVVDKSVWECLGNNICLSRKQLQKVTKKAANGKFIRFEMDFIAESGSISTFDSSIKPIFDENNRLVLLIAEGRDIQERKILEREVALREARLNAFFNNAPVGLTIIDRQLKFIQINELLAEINGISVEEHLGKTIQEVLPNIASEVEPIYQQVFASNQPILNLELSSASISEPENTRNFLVSYFPIPGEDNTPVAVGNVLVEITALKRAETALREREEAFRAIFENAAVGIAQVSNESKFINVNQQFCKIIGYSKSELLQLKCSDITHNISLTEYTNYCQQLAKNEIDAFAMEKAFVRKDKQQIWTNLAASAIRKSSGEIKYIIGVIEDISVRKNAQQQTRLATERLQYLLTSSPAVIFSRLPYGNFDHTFISQNICEIVGYQAEQFLSKSRFWDYKVHREDLPRIRKHLSQALDREYATYEYRFLHADGTYHWFQEQIRLIRNKNGEPLEYVGYLADINKRKRTELKLQFSQRRYKTLAEASPVAIINTDADGSCIYFNQHWSEITRLSTKESLGEGWIEALHPEDCERVVRRWKQAVETQIPFVSDHRFLRPDGRVVWVIWQALPEIYENGEFKGYIATVTDITEIKLAQQALRENAERERAVAHTLQRMRQTLDIEKIFAATTEELRFCLNCDRVVVYRLDGDDCGSFVAESVAKGWRSVMSPGEDNTDFTQLVLKEDGTTIRKLNSNLNKASNTYLPGYQEDSYNSGESFIYVSDIYQAGFSESYVKLLKKFQVKAYVTVPIFCGNQLWGLLTSYQNSAPREWKTGEISIAVQIGNQLGVALQQVQLLSQTQHQSEALKQAVIAADAANRAKSEFLTNMSHELRTPLNVILGFSQLMSQDESINTEHQKTFSIINRAGEHLLKLINDILEMSKIEAGRSSLNIDDFDLYKLLDNLEEMLRFRASSKNLQLTFKTAANLPRYIQSDESKLRQVLINLIGNAIKFTNQGGIELSVSTGEEENASSTHIIFELNDTGVGISAEETKFLFEAFRQTSAGRESQKGTGLGLAISRKYVQLMKGDIKVESTPRVGSKFTVDIQVNLSSPQKIEKKKITAQIVGLAPSQIKYRILVVDDRPESRLLLVKMLSQLGFSTKEATNGVQAIAEWEEWEPHLILMDMRMPTMDGYQATKIIKTRQQEADLNSGIPRKTVVIALTANAFEEQKDEIIAAGCDDLINKPFAKEELLEKLNQHLGVEYSYQQKADNTSSTEFTSAKLRQSLTQESPELVNEIKQAAAQCSDNLIFEIIETTPPNNSQATQILKYFAENFQFDKIIEAID